In Capsicum annuum cultivar UCD-10X-F1 chromosome 11, UCD10Xv1.1, whole genome shotgun sequence, one genomic interval encodes:
- the LOC107848524 gene encoding pentatricopeptide repeat-containing protein At2g22410, mitochondrial isoform X1 produces the protein MNIISPSLHRYCRLKYFSKLPHYNTKLDKSQLKWRTNHIFVQINPLLSLLETKCKYMTQLKQIQSQMIVTGISSNGFASSRLIAFCALSEKGNLDYCKKLLYNMENPNTFSWNLTIRGFTESENPKDAIFLYKRMLMTKDNEECSSFLKPDNHTFPLLFKICSRLELYYMGQEILVHVLRIGYDQDLFVHNAVIHFLVSCGFLEDAYKVFDDNSVRDFVSWNSLINGYVRSGRPKEALMVFEKMKMESVEPDEVTIIGMVGACAQLENLELGRKLHSDFMDKRLYLSVPLCNALIDMYMKNGSLNEAKALFDRMDERTVVSWTTMISGFAKFGCLDEARRLFNEMPEKAIVQWNALIGGYVQAKRGKEALILFQEMQTMNIKPDEVTMVSCLSACAQLGALDIGIWIHHYIKKHKLFLTVSLGTALVDMYAKCGNIENTLQVFHEMPVRNSLTWTAAIGALAHHGNGHDALSYFSKMIDSGLRPDDVTFLGVLSACCHGGLIEEGRNLFAQMSTKFKIPPKSKHYSCMVDLLGRAGLLEEAYELIHCVPMEADASVWGALFFACRAHGNIEIGEKAALKLLELDPDDSGTYVLLANMYVEASMQHRARDVRKMMGERGLEKAPGCSSIEVNGNLFEFIVRDKTHPQSDQMYECLIHLTGHMEIVKFDSDVYSTI, from the coding sequence ATGAATATTATTTCCCCATCACTACACCGTTATTGTagactaaaatatttttctaaactacCCCACTACAATACCAAACTTgataaatcccaattaaaatggAGGACAAATCATATTTTTGTCCAAATTAATCCATTACTTTCTCTTTTGGAAACCAAATGCAAATACATGACTCAACTCAAACAAATCCAATCACAGATGATTGTCACTGGTATATCCTCAAATGGGTTTGCTTCAAGTCGTTTAATAGCCTTTTGTGCACTCTCAGAAAAGGGTAATCTTGATTATTGTAAAAAGTTATTGTATAATATGGAAAACCCAAATACATTTTCTTGGAATCTGACTATAAGGGGTTTTACTGAAAGTGAAAACCCAAAAGATGCAATCTTTTTGTACAAAAGGATGCTTATGACAAAAGATAATGAAGAATGTAGTAGTTTTTTGAAGCCTGATAATCATACTTTTCCTTTGTTATTTAAGATATGTTCAAGATTGGAATTGTATTATATGGGTCAAGAGATTCTTGTGCATGTTTTGAGGATTGGTTATGATCAAGATTTGTTTGTGCATAATGCTGTCATTCATTTTTTGGTCTCATGTGGATTCTTGGAGgatgcatataaggtgtttgatgaTAATTCTGTGAGGGATTTTGTTTCTTGGAATTCATTGATTAATGGTTATGTTAGGAGCGGGAGACCGAAGGAAGCATTGATGGTATTTGAGAAGATGAAAATGGAATCTGTGGAGCCTGACGAAGTTACTATTATTGGCATGGTAGGGGCGTGTGCTCAGCTCGAGAATTTGGAGCTTGGGAGGAAGTTGCATAGTGACTTTATGGACAAGCGTTTATATCTTAGCGTACCACTTTGCAATGCGCTCATAGACATGTATATGAAGAATGGGAGTCTAAATGAAGCAAAGGCTTTGTTTGATAGGATGGATGAGAGGACTGTGGTAAGTTGGACTACAATGATTAGTGGGTTTGCTAAATTTGGGTGTTTGGATGAAGCGAGAAGACTTTTTAATGAGATGCCGGAGAAAGCTATTGTACAGTGGAATGCCTTGATTGGAGGTTATGTCCAAGCTAAGCGTGGTAAAGAGGCACTGATTTTGTTTCAAGAAATGCAAACCATGAATATAAAACCTGATGAAGTGACAATGGTTAGTTGTCTATCAGCTTGTGCACAACTTGGAGCACTTGATATTGGAATTTGGATTCACCACTACATCAAAAAACATAAGCTTTTTTTAACAGTGTCTCTGGGAACTGCACTTGTTGATATGTATGCCAAATGTGGTAACATTGAAAATACGCTTCAGGTTTTTCATGAGATGCCTGTCAGAAACTCATTGACTTGGACAGCTGCAATTGGTGCCTTAGCGCATCATGGAAATGGACATGATGCTCtatcatatttttcaaagatgATTGACAGTGGCCTGAGACCAGATGATGTCACATTTCTTGGGGTCTTGTCAGCTTGTTGTCATGGAGGTTTGATTGAAGAGGGGCGAAATCTTTTTGCTCAAATGAGCACAAAATTCAAAATCCCCCCTAAATCTAAACATTACTCTTGCATGGTGGACCTTTTGGGCAGAGCAGGGCTCCTGGAAGAAGCTTATGAGCTTATCCACTGTGTGCCAATGGAGGCTGATGCTTCAGTATGGGGAGCATTGTTCTTCGCTTGTCGAGCTCATGGGAACATTGAGATAGGGGAAAAGGCAGCTCTGAAACTTCTTGAATTGGATCCTGATGATAGTGGAACTTATGTACTTCTTGCCAACATGTATGTTGAAGCAAGTATGCAACATAGGGCACGTGATGTGAGGAAGATGATGGGTGAAAGAGGATTAGAGAAAGCACCTGGTTGCAGCTCCATTGAAGTAAATGGaaatctttttgagtttattGTTAGAGACAAGACACATCCTCAGTCTGATCAGATGTATGAATGTTTGATTCACTTAACAGGACACATGGAAATAGTTAAATTTGATTCTGATGTTTACAGTACAATATAA
- the LOC107848524 gene encoding pentatricopeptide repeat-containing protein At2g22410, mitochondrial isoform X2 translates to MQIHDSTQTNPITDDCHWYILKWVCFKSFNSLLCTLRKGSGRPKEALMVFEKMKMESVEPDEVTIIGMVGACAQLENLELGRKLHSDFMDKRLYLSVPLCNALIDMYMKNGSLNEAKALFDRMDERTVVSWTTMISGFAKFGCLDEARRLFNEMPEKAIVQWNALIGGYVQAKRGKEALILFQEMQTMNIKPDEVTMVSCLSACAQLGALDIGIWIHHYIKKHKLFLTVSLGTALVDMYAKCGNIENTLQVFHEMPVRNSLTWTAAIGALAHHGNGHDALSYFSKMIDSGLRPDDVTFLGVLSACCHGGLIEEGRNLFAQMSTKFKIPPKSKHYSCMVDLLGRAGLLEEAYELIHCVPMEADASVWGALFFACRAHGNIEIGEKAALKLLELDPDDSGTYVLLANMYVEASMQHRARDVRKMMGERGLEKAPGCSSIEVNGNLFEFIVRDKTHPQSDQMYECLIHLTGHMEIVKFDSDVYSTI, encoded by the exons ATGCAAATACATGACTCAACTCAAACAAATCCAATCACAGATGATTGTCACTGGTATATCCTCAAATGGGTTTGCTTCAAGTCGTTTAATAGCCTTTTGTGCACTCTCAGAAAAGG GAGCGGGAGACCGAAGGAAGCATTGATGGTATTTGAGAAGATGAAAATGGAATCTGTGGAGCCTGACGAAGTTACTATTATTGGCATGGTAGGGGCGTGTGCTCAGCTCGAGAATTTGGAGCTTGGGAGGAAGTTGCATAGTGACTTTATGGACAAGCGTTTATATCTTAGCGTACCACTTTGCAATGCGCTCATAGACATGTATATGAAGAATGGGAGTCTAAATGAAGCAAAGGCTTTGTTTGATAGGATGGATGAGAGGACTGTGGTAAGTTGGACTACAATGATTAGTGGGTTTGCTAAATTTGGGTGTTTGGATGAAGCGAGAAGACTTTTTAATGAGATGCCGGAGAAAGCTATTGTACAGTGGAATGCCTTGATTGGAGGTTATGTCCAAGCTAAGCGTGGTAAAGAGGCACTGATTTTGTTTCAAGAAATGCAAACCATGAATATAAAACCTGATGAAGTGACAATGGTTAGTTGTCTATCAGCTTGTGCACAACTTGGAGCACTTGATATTGGAATTTGGATTCACCACTACATCAAAAAACATAAGCTTTTTTTAACAGTGTCTCTGGGAACTGCACTTGTTGATATGTATGCCAAATGTGGTAACATTGAAAATACGCTTCAGGTTTTTCATGAGATGCCTGTCAGAAACTCATTGACTTGGACAGCTGCAATTGGTGCCTTAGCGCATCATGGAAATGGACATGATGCTCtatcatatttttcaaagatgATTGACAGTGGCCTGAGACCAGATGATGTCACATTTCTTGGGGTCTTGTCAGCTTGTTGTCATGGAGGTTTGATTGAAGAGGGGCGAAATCTTTTTGCTCAAATGAGCACAAAATTCAAAATCCCCCCTAAATCTAAACATTACTCTTGCATGGTGGACCTTTTGGGCAGAGCAGGGCTCCTGGAAGAAGCTTATGAGCTTATCCACTGTGTGCCAATGGAGGCTGATGCTTCAGTATGGGGAGCATTGTTCTTCGCTTGTCGAGCTCATGGGAACATTGAGATAGGGGAAAAGGCAGCTCTGAAACTTCTTGAATTGGATCCTGATGATAGTGGAACTTATGTACTTCTTGCCAACATGTATGTTGAAGCAAGTATGCAACATAGGGCACGTGATGTGAGGAAGATGATGGGTGAAAGAGGATTAGAGAAAGCACCTGGTTGCAGCTCCATTGAAGTAAATGGaaatctttttgagtttattGTTAGAGACAAGACACATCCTCAGTCTGATCAGATGTATGAATGTTTGATTCACTTAACAGGACACATGGAAATAGTTAAATTTGATTCTGATGTTTACAGTACAATATAA